The stretch of DNA TCCAGGAATTCCAGTTCGGTATGAACTGGTCGAACTATTCGCGTTTCATGGGCGATATCTTCGGAGCTCCTCTGGCCATCGAGGCCCTGCTGGCGTTCTTCATGGAGTCCACGTTCATCGGTGTCTGGATGTTCACCTGGAACCGCTTCAAGCCGGGTGTGCATGTGATCTTCATCTGGCTGACCTGGTTGGGCTCCACGGTTTCCGCCATCTGGATTCTCGCGGCGAACAGCTTCATGCAGAACCCTGTGGGCTTCGGCATCAACAAGAAGACGGGCCATGCCGAGATGACGAATTTCGCTGCTGTCATCAGCAACCCCCAGCTTTGGCGTGAGTTCCCGCACATCGCTACGGGCGCGTTGATGCTCGGCGGCATGGTCGTGGTCGGCATGAGCGCCTTCGGCTTCATGCACAAGAACGCCGACCGCGCCTTCTTCACCCGTTCGATCCGCGTCGGCGCCATCATCGCGCTGATCGGCTCCATCCTCGTCATCATCACCGGCGACCTGCAGACCCTTGAGATCATCAAGGATCAGCCGATGAAGTTCGCCGCCACCGAAGGCATTTATGAGGACCTCAAGAGCCCGGCGCCTTGGATGGTCGTCGGCTTCATGAACGAAGGCAGCCACACGGCCGCTGGTCTCGAGATCCCCGGCATGCTCTCCCTGCTTGCTTTCCACAAGCTCTACGGCGGAACCATTCAAGGCATGAACACCTTGAACCAGCAGTTCCTCGGTGAGCGCGGCAAGATCATCAAGAACGGCATCGAGCATCCTGAGATTTCGAACTACTACGTGCCTGCCAACGTGCTGTTCTGGAGCTTCCGCTTCATGGCCGCCGTCGGTTTCGCCGTGCTGATTCTCGCCATCTGCGTGCTGTGGTTCACCCGCGCCTCCAAGAACACTCTGGCGGACAGCCGCTGGAAGCTCTGGGTCCTGGGCGTGTGCACCTATCTGCCGTTCATCGGCACCACCGGTGGCTGGCTCATCACCGAGCTCGGCCGCTATCCGTGGATCGTCTATGGCCTGCAGACCATCGCCGACGCTGTCTCGCCGACGGCTACCGTGACGAGCCTGCTGATCACCAATATCGTCTACTTCCTGCTCTTCTGCCTCATGGGCGGCGTGATGATCTTCTACTCCCGCCGCGTGCTTCATCAGGGACCGGAGCCGGATGTTGAAGGTTCTGCACAAACGGCTACCGCGGGTGCACATGTTGGCGCCCATGCGGCCAATAGAAAGGTGGCGTTGGCATGACTGAATTTCTCGCTAAGCCATTGATCGATGGCAACAATTTCCTGCAATTGCTGTGGTTCTTTGTGATTGCTTTGGTATTCGCCATCTTCCTTTTCCTTGACGGCATTGATTTCGGTGTCGGCATGGCCACCCGCGTGCTGGCCCATAACGGCGATGAGCGTGCGCTGTACATGCGTGCGGTCGGCCCGCACTGGGACGGCAACGAGGTCTGGCTCATCACCGGCGGCGGCGCCATGTTCGCTTCCTTCCCGCTGTGGTATGCGAGCCTCTTCTCCGGTTACTACCTGCTGCTCTTCATCGTGTTGGTCGGCCTGATTCTGCGTGGCGTCTCCTTCGAGTTCGCCGCACACGCCATCACCGATCGTGAGCGCAACGTGTGGCAGTGGGCCAACTTCGCCGGCAGCGTCATCGCGCCGTTCGGCCTGGGTATGATGCTCACCAGCGTCATCCAGGGCGTTCCGATGGATGCTCAGGGCAACGTTCACGCCGGTTTCTTCGACGTGGTCAACCTGCTCTCCATCGTCGGTGGTGTGGCTGTGGTGTTCTTCAGCTTCCTGCACGGTCTGCACTTCCTGAGCCTCAAGCTCGACGAAGCGACGTCCGAGAGGATGCTCAACACCTCCAAGAAGACCTACTGGATCGCCTACCCGGCGCTCGTGATCTTCGTCATCCTGGCGTTCATCTTCACTGATTTCTATCAGCGTCGCACCAAGTCCACACTGCTGATCACCGTGGTCATCCTGGCCGCGACGATCTGTGGACATCTTGCAGCCTACAAGAAGCGCGGAGGTTTCGCCTTCCTCGCTTCCGGCGTCACCCTTGCCGGTATCATCGCCTTCATCTTCAACGGGCTTTTCCCGAACGTGATGATCGCGACCGATCCGTCCAAGAGCCTGGCTGTGTCCACCGCCTCGTCTTCGCAGTACACGCTGGAAATCATGACCATCGTGCTTTGCTGCCTCCTGCCGATTGTCCTGATCTACTTCAGCTGGTCGTATTTCATCCAGCGCAAGCGTTTGCTCACGGACAACTCGCCAGAAGCCATCAAGGCGGCTTTGGCCGAGTGACGGACTGATGTTCGTTCTTTCGCCTGAAAGTTAGATCAATGCCCGATGCTCTTATCCCGCAGCGATGAATGTGCAATAATGTTCATTGATGCGGGGGAGTATCGGGCTTTCTTTGTCTTAAAAAATATCCGTTAGTAGTTGGGACTGGTCGTGATCGATAAAAGTCTATTCAGGTTCGACGGGGTGCGGCAGCGTATGGGGCTTTTGGCCTTGCTTTCGCTTCTGCAGGCGCTGTCCATCGTCGGCCAGGCCCATGGCTTGGCGCGGGGACTGGTAGAGATATGGAAGCTTCATGCGGTTTCCGCGCTCATAGGCCCGTCTCTGGAATTTCTCGCTTTCTATGCCGTGCGTCATTTGTGCGATGTGGCCAAGCAGCATATTTCCAGCAAATACGGCAAATACGTGGCAGGGCAGATACGACCTCAGCTCCAGCACAAGATCTTCCGGCTTGGTCCGCAGGCGCTGGCTTCACGCGGCACCGGTTCGACGGTGACGATGCTCATCGACGGCCTCGACCAGGTCGAGCACTATATCGAGATCCTCCTGCCGAAGATGACCGACATGATGTTGATCTCGTTGGTCATCCTGATCGCCGTATGGTGGCAGGACTGGGTGAGCGGCCTGGTGCTGCTGCTGATGTACCCGCTGATCATTTTCTTCATGGTCATTCTGGGACTTGCCGCACGTGACCGCTCCAACAAGCAATATGCCCAGTTCAATATCCTCAACACCAAATTCGTCGACAGCATCCTCGGCCTGCCGACCCTGAAGATGCTCGGCGTCGACAAGGAATACGAAGGCGAGATCTACAGCGTCAGCGAACGGTTCCGCAAACGCACCATCGACGTGCTCAAGGTCGCGATGACCTCGACCTTCGCCCTCGACTGGTTCACCACGCTCGGCATCGCCATCATGGCCGTCTTTCTCGGCCTGCGCTTGGTCAACGGCACCATGCCGCTCTTCCCGGCCATGTTCGCGCTGATCATGGCCCCCGATTACTTCCTGCCCGTGCGTCAGTTCGGCGACAACTACCACGCCACCCTCGACGGCAAGAACGCTCTGCACGATATCATGAGCTTCATCGACGGCCCGGAGACCCCGCAGGACACCGAAACCAAGTGGGACGGCTGGAAGGCCGACAGCGAGCTCAAACTCGAAGACGTCGACTTCGCCTATCCTGCCGGTAGCAAGCCGGAAGGTGAAGACGAAAGCCAGAGTGTGGCAAGTCACAGCGTCGCGATGAACGCTGTGGAACAGCAGCGCGAAGGTCAAGGCGATCAAGACACAAAGCAGGCTCAAGCTGAAACCGGCATTTCTGGAATCCAGGCGGCCGCCCAGCCGGATGCCTTGCATCATGTCTCCATGAGTTTCAGAGGCTACGGCAAAATCGCCGTCATCGGCAAGTCCGGTGCCGGCAAGTCGACGCTGATCAATCTGCTCGCAGGATTCAATATTCCCCATGCTGGTTTCATCGAGCTGGATGGCAAGCCGTTGAAGAATTTCAACGTCGAGGCATGGCAGCGCCATATCAGCTACATTCCTCAGACTCCATACATTTTCAGCGGCTCCATTGCCGACAACATCCGTTTCTATGTCAACGATGCCAGCGAACAGGACGTCAAGGCGGCCGCCCATGAAGCCGGACTCGACGAGTGGCTGGACGAACTTGCCGAGGGGCTCGGCACCTTGATCGGGGAGGGCAACCGCGGCATCAGCGGCGGGCAGGCCCAGCGCATCGCGCTTGCACGAGTCCTTCTCGACCAGTCGCGCGAGGTACTGCTCTTCGACGAGCCCACCGCCCACTTGGACATCGAAACCGAATACGACTTGAAGAAGACCCTGCTTCCGATTATGGACAACCACTTGGTCATCCTGGCCACGCATCGACTGCACTGGCTTGCCAACGTCGACCAGGTGCTCGTCCTCGACGAAGGAAAGATAGTCGAATCCGGCACGCCCAAGGAATTGATCGGTGCCGGTGGTCCCCTCGACCACCTCATCAGCGAGATGGGAGGCAACCAGATTGACCAGTACCTCGACTGAAACGGCAAGTAAAGCAAGTATCGACACAACCGAAACCAAGAATATGAACGGTTTGAGTGGCACGACAATGAGTGAAACCGACACAACCAGCAAAGCCCCCGTTTCCGCCTCCGATGTTCCAAGTTCGCAGCCGGGCGGAAAGAAAAGCCTGCGCGACTACCTCAAGATATGGGACAACGACCATTGGTTCTGGCCGTACCTGAAGGAGAACAAGCGCACGCTCGCCCTGATCTTCTTCCTGGGGTCCATGACCTTCGTCTGCGCCGCCGCCCTGATGTTCACCGCCGGTTACCTCATCAACCGCTCGGCGCGTATGCCCTATAACATTCTCATGGTCTACGTTCCGATCGTCCTGACGCGTGCTTTCGGCATCGGCAGACCGGTCTTCAAATACGTCGAACAGCTCAAAAGCCACGACTGGGTGCTCCATGTCATCTCCAAGTTGCGCGTGCAGCTTTACCGCACCCTCTCCAAGGACGCCGCGTTCCTCAATGAACACGAACGCACGGGCAGCGTGTTGAGCCTGCTGGCGGACGATCTCGATCACCTCGAGAACTTCTACCTGCGCACCATTTTCCCCACGGTGGTGGCCTATATCCTCTGGATCGTGGTCACCATCGCCATGGGCATCTTCTCCTGGACCTCCTCGCTGCTGCTGTTCCTGATGCTCGCGCTGGTGCTGATTCTGATTCCGTTGGTCTCGTTGAGCTTCTCAACCGGCCATTTCGAGCTGGAAAAGCAGCAGCAGGCACAGGAATACACCAAGGTCACCGAAAGCTACCTCGGCCTGAGCGACTGGGTGATCACCCACAAAGACAAGGACTTCGTGGCCATCGGAGCGGACGAATACCGACGCATCCAGGAGAGCAAGGACCAGCAGAAGGCCTTCGAACGCTGGCGCAACTTCGCCATCCAGATTGTCTTCGGTGTCATCGCCATCGGCCTGATGGTCGGGGCCGGGCTGACCATGACCGGGTCCAAGTCCATCGCCGACTGGTCCGCTTCCATCGTGCTGGCGGTCTTCCCGCTGGTCGACTGTTTCATCAACGTGGCTCAGGCCACTGCCGAGATACCGCTGTACAGCGATTCCCTCGAGCACCTGAACGACCTCACCAACCGCGTCGAAGCGCGTCAACAGGCCCCGGTGGCGCAGCAAAAGCTCGACGGCCTTATCAAATCCATCGATTTCGACCATGTCACCTTCGCCTACGGTCCCGGCCAGCCGACGCTGCTCGATGACTTCACCCTGCATATCAAAGTGGGGGAGAAGGTCGCGCTGCTCGGGCCCAGCGGGGAAGGCAAGACGACAATTCTCCAGCTGTTGCTGGGCGATCTGGTTCCGCAGCAGGGCAGCATCACCATCAACGGCATTCCCGTCGCGGCGCTGCAGGACGAACGTGCCCGCGTCTTCGGCTACCTGAACCAGCAGGCCTTCCTCTTCAACTCCACCATCGCCGAAAATGTGCGTCTGGGCGCTCCCGACGCCACCGATGACGACGTGTGGGCGGCGCTCAAGGCCGTGCAGCTCGACGAGACGGTCGCCGCTCTTCCCGACGGCATCGACACTTCAGTGGACGAGGCCGGCCAGCGCTTCTCCGGCGGCCAGCGCCAACGCATCGCCCTGGCGCGCATCGTTCTGAAAGACACTCCGGTGATCCTGCTGGACGAACCGACCATCGGCCTTGACCCGATCACCGAGCGCGAGCTGATGTCGATGATCTTCTCCGCCGCCGGCGAGCGGACGATGCTCTGGGTCACCCACCATCTGCAAGGGCTCGAACAGTCCGACAAGGTCATTTTCCTCGACAACGGCAAGATCGCCATGCAAGGCGCTCCCACCGAACTTTACCGCACCAATGAGCGATTCCGTGAGCTCTACCGCCTGGACGTCGGCGAGCTGGAAACGGCGCGCTGAACGACAGCAAATAACAGCAACAGGTCGGAGGAGAAACGTCCGGCAATATGGGGCTCGAATATAAGCCTCTATGCATTTGACGGGCGGATGCTTACCAAGCATCCGCCCGTCAAATGCATTGCCATATGTTGTATGCGAAATCGCTGATTCGGAATTCAGATGGTCTTGATGAACCTGTCGATGACGTCGGTCAGCGCCTTGGCGGTGCCTGCGTTGATCGGCGGGTAGGCATTGTCCGTGATGGCGGCCTTTGCGGCCTGTAGGTGATTGCGTGCCTCGTCTTTGGCACCCTTGATGAACTGCGGATGGGCCTTGAAGTAATCGAGCACTTGCAGCGGGTCGTCGCGTTTGACGATATCCGTGAACGCCGGGTCGGCCGCAATCGCCAGAATGACGGGCAGCGTGTAGATGCCGTCGCGAATGTCCTCGAGCTTCGGCTTGCCGGTGTCGTGGGCGACGTTGAAATCCTCCACGTCGTCGAGAATCTGGAAGGCCATGCCCAAGTGCAGTCCGAATGTCTTGGCTTGCTCCAGAGCCTGCGCTGTAGGCTCGCTGACGCTGAGTTTGATGCCGGTGATGGCCGCCAGGCGGAACAGAGCCGCTGTTTTGCCCGCGATGGCCTTCTCATAGTATTCCTTGGTGGTGCTGGTATCGTGTCGCGCGCATTCCTGCAGCAAGTCGCCGCAAACGATCTCGTTGACGGTGTGGGCCTGCTCGGCGATGAAGGCCTTGTCCGGAGAGATGATGGACATGATTTCCATGTAGCGCGAAAGGATGAGGTCGCCCAGATAAATCGCGGCCTTGTTGCCACGTACCGTTTGCACCGTCGGCTGATTGCGTCGTACCGAGGCGTTGTCGAGCACGTCGTCGTGCACCAAGGTGGCCAGATGCAGCATCTCGATGGCGGCCGCCCCCGTGACCACGTCCTTGGCTGCGGGTTGCGGGCTGTCCGATTGCGTGGCGTAGGAAAACAGCAGGACCACAGAAGCCCGGATCATCTTGCCGTGGTTATCGAGCAAGTGACGGTAATCCTCGCGATACGGGGTGACGTTGTCCTCTTCGGAGTGCAACGTTTCCACTACGCGTTTCAGATCATCGCGCAACAGGAGCCCCTGTTGATTTGGCATACCCAACCTGGCCTCTCGAAAATTTAGTAATCAGACGAACGTACCCAATATAGCATCTGTCCGATATTAACCCATCACGGTAATTGCCGATAGTGCCAGATGAAACGATCAGGAAGGGACTATCGGCAGAACGTCAATCGTTATTATTGATTCTTGTGACGGAAATCACTCCGTCGATATTGCTCAGGTCGCCGATCAGCTCCTTGCTGTCACGTCCACGCACCTCGAGGTCGGCTGAAACCACATGACCGCGGCTGCCAGGCTCTTCGTCATCGTCGTCCTTTGATTTTCTGGTGGAAAAGCCTTCGACGGAGACACTGTGCTGGGCGCACACCGAAAGAATCGAACGCAATATGCCGTGTCCGTCGCGATACCTCAAACGTAGGATGTCATCGTTGCCGATTCCGGGCGCGATCAGCCTGGTGAGGAAAGGCAGCAGCGTCACCGCCAGGAAGTAAAGGGCCGTGCAGGTCAGTGCCGGCACGAACTGGCCGGCACCGCAGGCCGAGCCGATGGCCGCGGTCATCCAGATCGAGGCGGCCGTGGTCAGCCCCCGGACGTGCGAACGCTGGGTGAAGACGACGCCCGCGCCGATGAAGCCGATGCCGGAGACGATCTGAGCGGCCACACGTGCCGCATCCACTCGGATGTTGGGTGAGGCCGTGAGCACGTCCAGGAAGCCGTACTTGCTGATGATGACGAACAGCGCCGAGCCGACGCCCACCAAGGCGTGGGTGCGCGTACCGGCGTCTTTGTGCTTGGCCTGGCGCTCGAGACCTATGGAGGTCGAGAGGACCAACGCCTCAAAAAGATAAAGGGCCTGCCAGCCCCACGCCACCAGTTGCGTTTCCATTTGCACTCCCCATCTTTGGTATACGATCCATGGCTATCTGCAATGCAGCATCTGCAGTAATCGCCGTTGTCGTGAGGCCAAGGGTATATTTCGCGACCATGCTACTGAGCTACTGAAGATGCAAGCCATACAGCTTACACCCTGACGGCGAACTTTTTGATTGCTCGGCGAAATACATTCAATTCAGCGGTGGTTGCTTATTTCGTGCTGTTCCTTGCTCCAGATGCGCCGTGCCGGATTGACGTTCCTGTGATTGAGGTATTTCTGATAGACCGGGTAGAAGGCCCGCAGCGCCGGATAGAGCGCGTACAGCGTCCGTTCGGTGTCGTGCGCACGCGTATGGTTCGGGTGGGCGTCGAAGGTGTTCTGAAAGCGCTGCATATACTTGCGAAATGAAGAGAACGAGGTGTCCATGCGACGTGCGCTGACCCCGGTGATCATTGCCTCGCAGTAGACGGTTTTCAGCCCTTGGTCAA from Bifidobacterium sp. ESL0800 encodes:
- a CDS encoding cytochrome ubiquinol oxidase subunit I, with protein sequence MTTVFHFFFVPLSIGLAFTVTVMETLYVAKRKYIYKRMAQFWGKIFLLSFAVGVVTGIIQEFQFGMNWSNYSRFMGDIFGAPLAIEALLAFFMESTFIGVWMFTWNRFKPGVHVIFIWLTWLGSTVSAIWILAANSFMQNPVGFGINKKTGHAEMTNFAAVISNPQLWREFPHIATGALMLGGMVVVGMSAFGFMHKNADRAFFTRSIRVGAIIALIGSILVIITGDLQTLEIIKDQPMKFAATEGIYEDLKSPAPWMVVGFMNEGSHTAAGLEIPGMLSLLAFHKLYGGTIQGMNTLNQQFLGERGKIIKNGIEHPEISNYYVPANVLFWSFRFMAAVGFAVLILAICVLWFTRASKNTLADSRWKLWVLGVCTYLPFIGTTGGWLITELGRYPWIVYGLQTIADAVSPTATVTSLLITNIVYFLLFCLMGGVMIFYSRRVLHQGPEPDVEGSAQTATAGAHVGAHAANRKVALA
- the cydB gene encoding cytochrome d ubiquinol oxidase subunit II, producing MTEFLAKPLIDGNNFLQLLWFFVIALVFAIFLFLDGIDFGVGMATRVLAHNGDERALYMRAVGPHWDGNEVWLITGGGAMFASFPLWYASLFSGYYLLLFIVLVGLILRGVSFEFAAHAITDRERNVWQWANFAGSVIAPFGLGMMLTSVIQGVPMDAQGNVHAGFFDVVNLLSIVGGVAVVFFSFLHGLHFLSLKLDEATSERMLNTSKKTYWIAYPALVIFVILAFIFTDFYQRRTKSTLLITVVILAATICGHLAAYKKRGGFAFLASGVTLAGIIAFIFNGLFPNVMIATDPSKSLAVSTASSSQYTLEIMTIVLCCLLPIVLIYFSWSYFIQRKRLLTDNSPEAIKAALAE
- a CDS encoding ABC transporter ATP-binding protein/permease; translation: MGLLALLSLLQALSIVGQAHGLARGLVEIWKLHAVSALIGPSLEFLAFYAVRHLCDVAKQHISSKYGKYVAGQIRPQLQHKIFRLGPQALASRGTGSTVTMLIDGLDQVEHYIEILLPKMTDMMLISLVILIAVWWQDWVSGLVLLLMYPLIIFFMVILGLAARDRSNKQYAQFNILNTKFVDSILGLPTLKMLGVDKEYEGEIYSVSERFRKRTIDVLKVAMTSTFALDWFTTLGIAIMAVFLGLRLVNGTMPLFPAMFALIMAPDYFLPVRQFGDNYHATLDGKNALHDIMSFIDGPETPQDTETKWDGWKADSELKLEDVDFAYPAGSKPEGEDESQSVASHSVAMNAVEQQREGQGDQDTKQAQAETGISGIQAAAQPDALHHVSMSFRGYGKIAVIGKSGAGKSTLINLLAGFNIPHAGFIELDGKPLKNFNVEAWQRHISYIPQTPYIFSGSIADNIRFYVNDASEQDVKAAAHEAGLDEWLDELAEGLGTLIGEGNRGISGGQAQRIALARVLLDQSREVLLFDEPTAHLDIETEYDLKKTLLPIMDNHLVILATHRLHWLANVDQVLVLDEGKIVESGTPKELIGAGGPLDHLISEMGGNQIDQYLD
- the cydC gene encoding thiol reductant ABC exporter subunit CydC — encoded protein: MSETDTTSKAPVSASDVPSSQPGGKKSLRDYLKIWDNDHWFWPYLKENKRTLALIFFLGSMTFVCAAALMFTAGYLINRSARMPYNILMVYVPIVLTRAFGIGRPVFKYVEQLKSHDWVLHVISKLRVQLYRTLSKDAAFLNEHERTGSVLSLLADDLDHLENFYLRTIFPTVVAYILWIVVTIAMGIFSWTSSLLLFLMLALVLILIPLVSLSFSTGHFELEKQQQAQEYTKVTESYLGLSDWVITHKDKDFVAIGADEYRRIQESKDQQKAFERWRNFAIQIVFGVIAIGLMVGAGLTMTGSKSIADWSASIVLAVFPLVDCFINVAQATAEIPLYSDSLEHLNDLTNRVEARQQAPVAQQKLDGLIKSIDFDHVTFAYGPGQPTLLDDFTLHIKVGEKVALLGPSGEGKTTILQLLLGDLVPQQGSITINGIPVAALQDERARVFGYLNQQAFLFNSTIAENVRLGAPDATDDDVWAALKAVQLDETVAALPDGIDTSVDEAGQRFSGGQRQRIALARIVLKDTPVILLDEPTIGLDPITERELMSMIFSAAGERTMLWVTHHLQGLEQSDKVIFLDNGKIAMQGAPTELYRTNERFRELYRLDVGELETAR
- a CDS encoding polyprenyl synthetase family protein, with protein sequence MPNQQGLLLRDDLKRVVETLHSEEDNVTPYREDYRHLLDNHGKMIRASVVLLFSYATQSDSPQPAAKDVVTGAAAIEMLHLATLVHDDVLDNASVRRNQPTVQTVRGNKAAIYLGDLILSRYMEIMSIISPDKAFIAEQAHTVNEIVCGDLLQECARHDTSTTKEYYEKAIAGKTAALFRLAAITGIKLSVSEPTAQALEQAKTFGLHLGMAFQILDDVEDFNVAHDTGKPKLEDIRDGIYTLPVILAIAADPAFTDIVKRDDPLQVLDYFKAHPQFIKGAKDEARNHLQAAKAAITDNAYPPINAGTAKALTDVIDRFIKTI
- a CDS encoding MgtC/SapB family protein, which codes for METQLVAWGWQALYLFEALVLSTSIGLERQAKHKDAGTRTHALVGVGSALFVIISKYGFLDVLTASPNIRVDAARVAAQIVSGIGFIGAGVVFTQRSHVRGLTTAASIWMTAAIGSACGAGQFVPALTCTALYFLAVTLLPFLTRLIAPGIGNDDILRLRYRDGHGILRSILSVCAQHSVSVEGFSTRKSKDDDDEEPGSRGHVVSADLEVRGRDSKELIGDLSNIDGVISVTRINNND